In Cotesia glomerata isolate CgM1 linkage group LG3, MPM_Cglom_v2.3, whole genome shotgun sequence, one genomic interval encodes:
- the LOC123261629 gene encoding uncharacterized protein LOC123261629, whose translation MKILLCCILAVISVSQAMVPLEPQHPRSSGYIDQNSAPNQKTSVPSDKSDQPVGEKFSNMLQDLTLYLKFLEGESNIDVLSALSVVNDLIEIHSSRILSSMGNNLDTESKNRKNRARLPKVEKDNNFIPGETELTDTVSNLLGSYIE comes from the exons atgaaaattttactgtGTTGTATTTTGGCTGTTATTTCCGTTTCGCAg gCAATGGTCCCACTCGAACCGCAACATCCTCGATCTAGTGGGTACATTGACCAAAATAGCGCACCTAATCAGAAAACCAGTGTACCGAGTGACAAATCAGATCAACCCGtgggagaaaaattttcaaatatgcTCCAAGATTTGACTTTGTACTTAAAATTCTTGGAGGGAGAGTCTAATATTGATGTACTTTCGGCACTATCTGTAGTGAATGATCTGATTGAAATTCATTCAAGTAGAATTTTGAGTTCTATGGGCAATAACTTGGATACTGAAagcaaaaatagaaaaaacagAGCAAGGTTGCCGAAAGTtgaaaaagataataattttattccggGTGAAACTGAGTTGACTGATACTGTTAGTAATCTTCTTGGAAGTTATATAGAATAG
- the LOC123261626 gene encoding uncharacterized protein LOC123261626 isoform X2: MNSAIFCLIFLASLTSQGCLARFKPSSAFDQQLLLSKAERDSLRPFRQLAEIITSEELDKIRAEIKEINRNSYLITKTFLYVIKNATRDVTKELMTNLTKIEADSKAKMNQASESTSGFFNRMINSVKDQHIKELIDQAERLNGSLEAKAASLRQSIDQKIGELNANLIIVVQDAFKSESANYWRQIEEHQMAKIISEARRGVEAQVSAFMTQQFTDNLQNYEAQLKRLQQTYVDETSRKIGDLEEKKNLYAQELKDLADSLKLSLEAAKEQKALQPDPVEGAEANHGHDTNANLPDHEVVNNGTGSGVVDNGASHNTNSNPINTGVVANGAGSGVVNNPADHEVVPNGDGHEIDANTVGSKPYLGNDVFEADIDNSAPEYVQTTPTSPIIKTFTESNPLEQVHSFFDQVRNKHQSQAR, translated from the exons ATGAATTCTGCGATTTTTTGTCTGATTTTTCTAGCGAGTTTAACATCTCAA GGATGTTTGGCTAGATTTAAACCCAGTAGTGCTTTCGATCAACAACTATTACTATCAAAGGCGGAAAGAGATTCACTAAGACCATTCCGTCAGTTGGCAGAGATAATTACAAGCGAAGAATTGGACAAAATACGCGCTGAAATCAAAGAAATAAACAGAAACTCGTATCTTATTACAAAAACATTCCTTTACgtcataaaaaatgcaaccagaGATGTGACTAAAGAGTTAATGACTAACCTCACGAAAATAGAAGCTGATTCGAAAGCCAAAATGAATCAAGCCAGCGAAAGTACATCAGGATTCTTCAATCGTATGATAAATTCTGTCAAAGACCAGCACATCAAGGAGTTGATTGACCAGGCCGAGCGTCTCAATGGCAGCTTGGAGGCCAAAGCGGCCAGCCTGCGACAGTCGATTGACCAGAAAATCGGCGAGCTAAATGCCAATTTGATAATTGTAGTGCAAGATGCTTTCAAATCCGAGTCCGCTAATTACTGGCGCCAAATAGAAGAACACCAAATGGCCAAAATCATTTCGGAAGCTCGGAGGGGAGTAGAGGCCCAAGTATCCGCATTTATGACCCAGCAGTTCACGGACAACCTTCAGAACTATGAGGCTCAGCTGAAAAGACTGCAGCAGACTTATGTTGACGAGACGAGCAGGAAAATTGGCGATCTTGAGGAGAAGAAGAACTTGTATGCTCAAGAACTTAAAGACTTGGCTGATTCGTTGAAGTTGAGCCTTGAAGCTGCTAAAGAACAAAAAGCGTTGCAGCCTGATCCTGTTGAGGGAGCAGAAGCTAATCATGGTCATGATACTAATGCTAATCTCCCTGATCATGAAGTTGTTAATAATGGAACTGGTTCTGGAGTTGTTGATAATGGTGCCAGTCATAATACTAATTCTAATCCTATTAATACTGGAGTTGTTGCCAATGGAGCTGGTTCTGGAGTTGTTA ATAATCCTGCTGATCATGAAGTTGTTCCTAATGGAGATGGTCATGAAATTGACGCTAATACCGTTGGTTCGAAACCTTATCTTGgcaatgatgtttttgaagcTGATATTGATAATTCTGCTCCTGAATATGTTCAAACTACTCCAACTTCAccaattattaaaacttttacaGAATCGAATCCACTTGAGCAAGTACATAGCTTTTTCGATCAAGTCCGTAATAAACATCAGTCTCAAGCTCGCTAA
- the LOC123261626 gene encoding uncharacterized protein LOC123261626 isoform X1, with translation MNSAIFCLIFLASLTSQGCLARFKPSSAFDQQLLLSKAERDSLRPFRQLAEIITSEELDKIRAEIKEINRNSYLITKTFLYVIKNATRDVTKELMTNLTKIEADSKAKMNQASESTSGFFNRMINSVKDQHIKELIDQAERLNGSLEAKAASLRQSIDQKIGELNANLIIVVQDAFKSESANYWRQIEEHQMAKIISEARRGVEAQVSAFMTQQFTDNLQNYEAQLKRLQQTYVDETSRKIGDLEEKKNLYAQELKDLADSLKLSLEAAKEQKALQPDPVEGAEANHGHDTNANLPDHEVVNNGTGSGVVDNGASHNTNSNPINTGVVANGAGSGVVNNSASHAVVDNGAGHNTNSNPIDPVVFANGSSDGVINNPAGHEVVPNGDGHEIDANTVGSKPYLGNDVFEADIDNSAPEYVQTTPTSPIIKTFTESNPLEQVHSFFDQVRNKHQSQAR, from the exons ATGAATTCTGCGATTTTTTGTCTGATTTTTCTAGCGAGTTTAACATCTCAA GGATGTTTGGCTAGATTTAAACCCAGTAGTGCTTTCGATCAACAACTATTACTATCAAAGGCGGAAAGAGATTCACTAAGACCATTCCGTCAGTTGGCAGAGATAATTACAAGCGAAGAATTGGACAAAATACGCGCTGAAATCAAAGAAATAAACAGAAACTCGTATCTTATTACAAAAACATTCCTTTACgtcataaaaaatgcaaccagaGATGTGACTAAAGAGTTAATGACTAACCTCACGAAAATAGAAGCTGATTCGAAAGCCAAAATGAATCAAGCCAGCGAAAGTACATCAGGATTCTTCAATCGTATGATAAATTCTGTCAAAGACCAGCACATCAAGGAGTTGATTGACCAGGCCGAGCGTCTCAATGGCAGCTTGGAGGCCAAAGCGGCCAGCCTGCGACAGTCGATTGACCAGAAAATCGGCGAGCTAAATGCCAATTTGATAATTGTAGTGCAAGATGCTTTCAAATCCGAGTCCGCTAATTACTGGCGCCAAATAGAAGAACACCAAATGGCCAAAATCATTTCGGAAGCTCGGAGGGGAGTAGAGGCCCAAGTATCCGCATTTATGACCCAGCAGTTCACGGACAACCTTCAGAACTATGAGGCTCAGCTGAAAAGACTGCAGCAGACTTATGTTGACGAGACGAGCAGGAAAATTGGCGATCTTGAGGAGAAGAAGAACTTGTATGCTCAAGAACTTAAAGACTTGGCTGATTCGTTGAAGTTGAGCCTTGAAGCTGCTAAAGAACAAAAAGCGTTGCAGCCTGATCCTGTTGAGGGAGCAGAAGCTAATCATGGTCATGATACTAATGCTAATCTCCCTGATCATGAAGTTGTTAATAATGGAACTGGTTCTGGAGTTGTTGATAATGGTGCCAGTCATAATACTAATTCTAATCCTATTAATACTGGAGTTGTTGCCAATGGAGCTGGTTCTGGAGTTGTTAATAATTCTGCTAGTCATGCAGTTGTTGATAATGGTGCCGGTCATAATACTAATTCTAATCCTATTGATCCTGTAGTTTTTGCCAATGGATCTAGTGATGGAGTTATTAATAATCCTGCTGGTCATGAAG TTGTTCCTAATGGAGATGGTCATGAAATTGACGCTAATACCGTTGGTTCGAAACCTTATCTTGgcaatgatgtttttgaagcTGATATTGATAATTCTGCTCCTGAATATGTTCAAACTACTCCAACTTCAccaattattaaaacttttacaGAATCGAATCCACTTGAGCAAGTACATAGCTTTTTCGATCAAGTCCGTAATAAACATCAGTCTCAAGCTCGCTAA
- the LOC123260448 gene encoding uncharacterized protein LOC123260448 codes for MNVLLICLIVIVVPTIQIFGNPLPQKNETLASYPLIKDPMKRQMSNLIGDLVLVVNILSQARKVNVEAAVKTISDVVNRHLEIMTHNLTSYHQYQPTTFDDTPSYSFTTNSFVTPPITVNKTEAPQKFETDLDFILQGSKLENAIATFLNYLQNSTLYSAPNMFEVASKDPSIKYSKIG; via the exons ATGAATGTATTACTAATTTGTCTGATTGTTATTGTGGTTCCAACAATACAA ATATTTGGCAATCCACTtcctcaaaaaaatgaaactctCGCATCGTATCCCTTGATCAAGGATCCAATGAAACGGCAGATGTCAAACCTGATTGGAGATTTGGTGTTAGTTGTAAACATCTTATCTCAAGCGAGGAAAGTCAACGTAGAAGCTGCTGTCAAGACTATTAGTGACGTCGTTAATAGACACTTGGAGATAATGACTCATAATCTAACAAGCTATCATCAATATCAACCCACAACTTTTGATGATACTCCGAGTTACAGTTTTACAACTAACAGTTTTGTAACTCCACCAATCACTGTCAATAAAACCGAAGCCCCGCAGAAATTTGAAACGGACCTTGATTTTATTCTACAAGGCTCTAAACTCGAGAACGCTATTGCTACTTTTTTGAATTACCTCCAAAATAGCACTCTTTACTCTGCACCGAATATGTTCGAAGTCGCTTCAAAGGACCCCAgcattaaatattcaaaaattggaTAA
- the LOC123261628 gene encoding uncharacterized protein LOC123261628, which produces MIAIAIICLAVIASTSSQQISQNSGYNGPAVSIINSPEFKRYLTMKGLKPLDSFNPDDSPSQEKPNPAQILESLQKSFNASRDELYESVDNYLVGIVREFKEYIINFLGNIGSFVEQNQYELGNNTIKAVDQALQAKYASFVSDLMLATDNAVEDYNTKVAAITQKLERKLAELNERAEAALGGGNNGATPVLDTQKPTNNRPSTFTDFNDSKINLHSEGESKLRLPDI; this is translated from the coding sequence cAAATATCTCAAAATTCAGGATACAATGGACCAGCTGTAAGTATTATCAACTCCCCGGAATTCAAAAGATACTTAACAATGAAGGGATTGAAACCATTGGACAGTTTCAACCCTGATGATAGTCCAAGCCAAGAAAAACCCAACCCAGCTCAAATTTTAGAGAGcttacaaaaaagttttaacgCTTCCCGAGACGAACTGTATGAATCCGTCGATAATTACTTAGTGGGAATAGTAAGGGAATTTAaggaatatattattaatttcctGGGAAATATCGGCTCGTTTGTGGAGCAAAATCAGTATGAATTAGGCAACAATACAATCAAAGCAGTCGATCAAGCACTTCAAGCTAAATATGCTTCTTTTGTCTCTGATTTGATGCTTGCTACTGACAACGCTGTCGAGGATTACAACACAAAAGTTGCGGCTATCACTCAGAAATTGGAACGtaaattggcggagttgaacgAAAGAGCAGAGGCCGCTTTAGGAGGAGGAAATAATGGTGCCACGCCTGTTTTGGACACTCAAAAACCGACAAATAATAGACCCAGCACgtttactgattttaatgatagCAAGATAAATTTGCATAGTGAAGGCGAAAGTAAACTGCGTTTAcctgatatataa
- the LOC123261627 gene encoding uncharacterized protein LOC123261627 — translation MKIFFLCFFAALACQVFSLSIVTTSPSTDEDPVISSIDEALSDLKKLNDNVTNNNVSSNKVKSLIYRVMGSLQEIVDPKNIVHDEVPSTRSVKLSPFNATHQNKSLIKKTTFADEERKAMEHRDTSANPKNFIIKNNYQVHFEPEEEATLSPPAVKNNFNSYSKELHDINHPLVRNYIEGIKETVRPKKTLKPLPKYTVEFIKSRHPVTERSRDFDSYAYDQADRTDTADRIVTANRAGANAAHQADQYDQLSQYIKKLSWLKNQIDLLEKGFFLDATFDQEIPEKYFRFFNPQQQQYLQELRLLDQQEMQLPRDDDF, via the exons ATGAAGATTTTCTTCCTTTGTTTTTTTGCCGCTTTGGCATGTCAA gTGTTTTCTTTATCAATCGTGACAACGTCACCGAGCACTGATGAAGATCCAGTTATCAGCAGCATTGATGAAGCCCTTTCGGATTTGAAGAAACTAAATGACAATGTGACTAATAACAATGTTTCTAGCAACAAAGTAAAGTCGTTAATATACCGTGTTATGGGAAGTTTACAAGAAATAGTCGATCCAAAAAATATTGTCCATGATGAAGTACCATCAACAAGAAGCGTAAAATTGTCGCCCTTCAATGCAACTCATCAAAATAAATCCCTTATCAAAAAGACAACTTTCGCTGATGAAGAGAGGAAAGCAATGGAACATCGCGACACTTCTGCGAACCCGAAAAATTTcatcatcaaaaataattatcaagttCATTTTGAGCCAGAAGAGGAGGCTACTTTGAGCCCTCCtgctgttaaaaataatttcaattcatATTCAAAAGAGCTTCACGATATTAACCACCCCCTTGTTCGTAATTATATAGAGGGAATAAAAGAAACTGTTCGTCCTAAGAAAACTCTGAAGCCTCTTCCCAAATATACTGTCGAGTTTATTAAGTCTCGTCATCCTGTTACCGAACGTTCGAGAGATTTTGATAGCTATGCCTATGATCAAGCCGATCGAACTGATACAGCCGATCGAATTGTTACAGCCAATCGAGCTGGTGCTAATGCAGCCCATCAAGCCGATCAATACGATCAATTATCccagtacataaaaaaattatcctggctaaaaaatcaaattgatCTGCTGGAAAAAGGATTTTTCCTTGATGCCACATTTGATCAAGAAATacctgaaaaatattttagattttttaatccgCAGCAGCAGCAATATTTGCAGGAATTGAGATTGCTGGACCAGCAGGAAATGCAGCTGCCCAGAGATGACGATTTCTGA
- the LOC123260446 gene encoding uncharacterized protein LOC123260446, producing the protein MEDIRTVKNLLMLNDFMASIDLKDAYLLVPVAKSSRKYLRFIFQNQMYQFKCLPFGLSISPYIFTKLMKPVMNFLREKGFLSAIYLDDIIFIAKSYDICRERVLWAKNFLQKLGFVTNNKKSSLIPAQQCKFLGFIVNSVDYSIELTDVKKEHIKNLIAEFKIGTVCKIRKFAILLGTLNAACPAVAYGLSHCKKLERQKFLDLMVNDGDYDGNMVVKPYLEKDLIWWGINSQIGKNPIRTAKYIMEISSDASLTGWGAFCDGKSAHGWWNSNHLRYNINFLELLAAFHALKSFANNLKNCEILLRIDNTTAIAYINRAGSVQFPKLSNLAKEIWDWCEHRKIWIFASYISSKENFQADAASRITNIDTEWELSNRAFNLILKKFGSFTIDLFATYENRKVKKFCSRFPNPESFKVDAFTISWGNEKVYAFPPFALITAVIKKFITDRTEGVIVVPNWPSQPWFPLLKSLLREPPIILKPNNHLLLSPCRSKTHPLAKTLSLVAAYLSGKNI; encoded by the coding sequence ATGGAAGATATTAGGACTGTTAAAAATCTCCTAATGTTAAATGACTTCATGGCGTCTATAGACCTTAAAGATGCTTACCTTCTCGTACCAGTTGCGAAAAGtagtagaaaatatttaaggtTTATTTTCCAAAATCAAATGTACCAATTCAAGTGCCTTCCTTTTGGCTTATCTATAAGTCCTTATATTTTCACCAAATTGATGAAACCGGTTATGAATTTTCTGAGAGAAAAGGGATTCTTGTCAGCAATCTATCTTGATGACATAATCTTCATAGCGAAATCTTATGACATCTGTCGAGAAAGAGTTCTATGggcaaaaaatttcttacaaaaactTGGTTTTGTCAcaaataataagaaaagtaGTCTAATTCCTGCACAACAATGCAAATTTCTCGGTTTTATAGTAAATTCGGTTGACTATTCTATCGAATTAACAGATGTAAAAAAGGAGcatattaaaaatcttattgCTGAATTTAAAATAGGGACAGTGtgtaaaattagaaaatttgctATTTTATTGGGTACTCTTAATGCAGCCTGCCCAGCTGTTGCTTACGGACTGtctcattgtaaaaaattagaacgtcaaaaatttttagacctAATGGTAAATGATGGAGACTATGACGGTAATATGGTAGTTAAGCCTTATCTGGAAAAGGACTTGATTTGGTGGGGAATAAATAGTCAAATTGGCAAAAATCCGATAAGAACTGCAAAATATATTATGGAAATCTCATCAGACGCATCCTTAACAGGGTGGGGGGCTTTCTGTGATGGAAAATCAGCCCATGGCTGGTGGAATTCCAATCATCTTAGATACAATATAAACTTCTTAGAACTATTAGCTGCTTTCCATGCCCTCAAATCATTcgcgaataacttaaaaaactgtgaGATACTCCTAAGAATAGATAACACTACAGCCATAGCTTATATTAATAGAGCAGGCAGTGTTCAGTTTCCAAAGTTGAGTAATTTAGCGAAGGAAATTTGGGACTGGTGTGAGCATAggaaaatttggatttttgcTAGTTATATTTcctcaaaagaaaattttcaagccgATGCAGCTTCCAGAATTACAAATATTGACACGGAGTGGGAATTATCGAATAGggcatttaatttaattcttaaaaaatttggctCTTTCACGATAGACTTATTTGCAACATATGAGAACCGGAAGGTGAAAAAGTTTTGCTCTAGATTTCCTAACCCGGAGTCCTTCAAAGTAGATGCATTTACAATATCCTGGGGAAATGAAAAAGTGTACGCCTTTCCTCCATTCGCTTTAATCACTGcagtgattaaaaaattcattactgACAGAACTGAGGGAGTGATCGTAGTACCAAACTGGCCTAGTCAGCCATGGTTTCCTCTACTTAAGTCGTTGCTCAGAGAACCACCTATTATATTAAAACCTAATAATCATCTATTATTGTCTCCTTGTAGATCCAAAACACATCCACTGGCAAAGACGCTTTCCCTGGTAGCGGCGTACTTATCaggcaaaaatatttaa
- the LOC123261626 gene encoding uncharacterized protein LOC123261626 isoform X3, with protein sequence MNSAIFCLIFLASLTSQGCLARFKPSSAFDQQLLLSKAERDSLRPFRQLAEIITSEELDKIRAEIKEINRNSYLITKTFLYVIKNATRDVTKELMTNLTKIEADSKAKMNQASESTSGFFNRMINSVKDQHIKELIDQAERLNGSLEAKAASLRQSIDQKIGELNANLIIVVQDAFKSESANYWRQIEEHQMAKIISEARRGVEAQVSAFMTQQFTDNLQNYEAQLKRLQQTYVDETSRKIGDLEEKKNLYAQELKDLADSLKLSLEAAKEQKALQPDPVEGAEASHAVVDNGAGHNTNSNPIDPVVFANGSSDGVINNPAGHEVVPNGDGHEIDANTVGSKPYLGNDVFEADIDNSAPEYVQTTPTSPIIKTFTESNPLEQVHSFFDQVRNKHQSQAR encoded by the exons ATGAATTCTGCGATTTTTTGTCTGATTTTTCTAGCGAGTTTAACATCTCAA GGATGTTTGGCTAGATTTAAACCCAGTAGTGCTTTCGATCAACAACTATTACTATCAAAGGCGGAAAGAGATTCACTAAGACCATTCCGTCAGTTGGCAGAGATAATTACAAGCGAAGAATTGGACAAAATACGCGCTGAAATCAAAGAAATAAACAGAAACTCGTATCTTATTACAAAAACATTCCTTTACgtcataaaaaatgcaaccagaGATGTGACTAAAGAGTTAATGACTAACCTCACGAAAATAGAAGCTGATTCGAAAGCCAAAATGAATCAAGCCAGCGAAAGTACATCAGGATTCTTCAATCGTATGATAAATTCTGTCAAAGACCAGCACATCAAGGAGTTGATTGACCAGGCCGAGCGTCTCAATGGCAGCTTGGAGGCCAAAGCGGCCAGCCTGCGACAGTCGATTGACCAGAAAATCGGCGAGCTAAATGCCAATTTGATAATTGTAGTGCAAGATGCTTTCAAATCCGAGTCCGCTAATTACTGGCGCCAAATAGAAGAACACCAAATGGCCAAAATCATTTCGGAAGCTCGGAGGGGAGTAGAGGCCCAAGTATCCGCATTTATGACCCAGCAGTTCACGGACAACCTTCAGAACTATGAGGCTCAGCTGAAAAGACTGCAGCAGACTTATGTTGACGAGACGAGCAGGAAAATTGGCGATCTTGAGGAGAAGAAGAACTTGTATGCTCAAGAACTTAAAGACTTGGCTGATTCGTTGAAGTTGAGCCTTGAAGCTGCTAAAGAACAAAAAGCGTTGCAGCCTGATCCTGTTGAGGGAGCAGAA GCTAGTCATGCAGTTGTTGATAATGGTGCCGGTCATAATACTAATTCTAATCCTATTGATCCTGTAGTTTTTGCCAATGGATCTAGTGATGGAGTTATTAATAATCCTGCTGGTCATGAAG TTGTTCCTAATGGAGATGGTCATGAAATTGACGCTAATACCGTTGGTTCGAAACCTTATCTTGgcaatgatgtttttgaagcTGATATTGATAATTCTGCTCCTGAATATGTTCAAACTACTCCAACTTCAccaattattaaaacttttacaGAATCGAATCCACTTGAGCAAGTACATAGCTTTTTCGATCAAGTCCGTAATAAACATCAGTCTCAAGCTCGCTAA